Proteins found in one Acidobacteriota bacterium genomic segment:
- the vorB gene encoding 3-methyl-2-oxobutanoate dehydrogenase subunit VorB — MASPAPVRERPKPFLLDEFCKGCGRCIEACAKNCIEVGHEINPLTGLVPVVLNLDHCNACGLCMDACPEPYGLRPEAKPKASEDFELQDPAKLFGERASQRPKPVAIPPEIVPLPKTEPLVLKGNYAAAVGALLAGCRHVYGYPITPSTEGAELMAKLQPKLDGVFLQAVSEVATVNMMYGCGGAGLPCMTFTSSPGFSLMLEGISYMIGSEVPGVFVNVMRGGPGLGNIAPEQADVKLACRGLGHGNTHAITLAASTPQEMLDLARLSFELSFKYRNPVILLADGYLGQMTGKVVLPETMVKPGLPEWAVFGDAAHRGNLISSIYLDEKDLENFNVHLNEKYARMQAAEQRADLFLCDDAEVLVVSIGTPARMAKGAVEALRLQGVKAGLFRPVSVWPFPIDALKPLLPKARRIVVVEASAGQLEDELRLALSHAGLAVPKIESVRHMGGVLPQTGEVVKAVLSREEVTA, encoded by the coding sequence ATGGCCAGTCCGGCCCCCGTTCGTGAACGACCGAAACCCTTCCTGCTCGACGAGTTCTGCAAAGGCTGCGGGCGCTGCATCGAAGCCTGCGCCAAGAACTGCATCGAAGTAGGCCACGAGATCAACCCGCTGACGGGCCTCGTGCCCGTCGTGCTGAACCTCGACCACTGCAACGCCTGCGGCCTGTGCATGGACGCCTGCCCCGAGCCGTACGGGCTCAGGCCCGAGGCGAAGCCGAAGGCGAGCGAGGACTTCGAGCTGCAGGACCCGGCCAAGCTCTTCGGCGAGCGCGCCAGCCAGCGCCCGAAGCCGGTTGCGATTCCGCCCGAGATCGTCCCCCTCCCGAAGACCGAGCCGCTCGTGCTGAAGGGCAACTACGCGGCCGCGGTCGGCGCGCTCCTCGCGGGCTGCCGCCACGTTTATGGCTATCCGATCACGCCCTCGACGGAAGGCGCCGAGCTGATGGCGAAGCTCCAGCCGAAGCTGGACGGCGTTTTCCTGCAGGCCGTCAGCGAGGTCGCGACCGTCAACATGATGTACGGCTGCGGCGGCGCGGGCCTGCCCTGCATGACGTTCACGTCCTCGCCGGGCTTCTCGCTGATGCTCGAAGGCATCTCCTACATGATCGGGTCCGAGGTTCCGGGCGTCTTCGTGAACGTGATGCGCGGCGGCCCGGGCCTCGGGAACATCGCCCCCGAGCAGGCCGACGTGAAGCTCGCCTGCCGCGGCCTCGGCCACGGCAACACGCACGCGATCACGCTCGCGGCCTCGACGCCGCAGGAGATGCTCGACCTCGCGCGCCTGTCGTTCGAGCTGAGCTTCAAGTACCGCAACCCCGTGATCCTCCTCGCGGACGGCTACCTCGGACAGATGACGGGCAAGGTCGTCCTCCCCGAGACGATGGTCAAGCCGGGCCTCCCCGAGTGGGCGGTCTTCGGCGACGCGGCGCACCGCGGGAACCTGATCTCGTCGATCTACCTCGACGAAAAGGATCTCGAGAACTTCAACGTCCACCTCAACGAGAAGTACGCGCGCATGCAGGCCGCCGAGCAGCGCGCCGACCTCTTTCTCTGCGACGACGCGGAAGTCCTCGTCGTGTCGATCGGGACGCCGGCCCGCATGGCCAAGGGCGCCGTCGAGGCGCTGCGCCTTCAGGGCGTCAAGGCCGGCCTCTTCCGGCCCGTCTCCGTGTGGCCGTTCCCGATCGACGCCCTGAAACCGCTCCTCCCGAAGGCCCGGCGCATCGTCGTCGTCGAGGCGTCCGCCGGGCAGCTCGAGGACGAGCTCCGGCTCGCCCTCTCGCACGCCGGCCTCGCCGTCCCGAAGATCGAGTCCGTCCGCCACATGGGCGGCGTCCTGCCGCAGACCGGAGAGGTCGTCAAAGCGGTCCTTTCCCGCGAGGAGGTGACCGCGTGA